From the Budorcas taxicolor isolate Tak-1 chromosome 1, Takin1.1, whole genome shotgun sequence genome, one window contains:
- the ANKUB1 gene encoding protein ANKUB1 has protein sequence MRIFIAFEGSFEPFDVSTDETVEAVKLMIKDYFHIPLSEDEQGRRYLELTYAGAALKDSWSLADVGISFCSTLKCFVKEEDKPTLCVFNAVTQETMAIMEGISLLGKKVSDLRTLIALRCGFPVSVFCLRTPEGLEMYDCNLLRDYQTDLGTTLRLDVWDGWKEFLMGCLLGQKLQVQHYLSNEGPVLKYQKRVALYIAAFYGYIELTEWALKQGVRPHETVGVHPYRAWCQEALHTDVSKCPIHAAAEAGQLLILKAFVNCSVLCLDCKNAAGQTPLTIACKHKHKDCVLYLLSKMWSTVSFLKISVSMRIYIKIKQWVLRAQSHNLNKGQLCGARVLGAKVGDVVMVDGFTKPKMTSKSWQKAMDKNSQGGTESKLPPLEEQTVSGKLAHPLAIAQQDTREETVKFPPLVDANTFSELQKRQQSRKKITATTRKKEKLIKNTYMPQVPLPPISRVGYSHPSFYYATPSADILLRSSFASFSEHSGRTPRENAIYCLAVASAFKEKRWLQQLGIARVLAKKSISNLTIQGGLTACENPPEIVL, from the exons atgagaattttcaTAGCCTTTGAGGGATCTTTTGAACCGTTTGATGTTTCAACAGATGAAACTGTGGAGGCTGTCAAGCTGATGATAAAG GATTATTTCCACATTCCTCTCTCTGAAGATGAACAAGGCAGGAGGTATCTGGAGCTGACGTATGCTGGGGCAGCTCTAAAGGACAGCTGGAGTCTTGCTGATGTTGGAATATCATTTTGTTCAACTCTCAAATGCTTTGTTAAG GAGGAAGATAAGCCCACTCTCTGTGTGTTCAACGCTGTGACCCAAGAGACCATGGCCATCATGGAGGGCATTTCCCTTCTTGGTAAAAAAGTGTCTGATCTGAGAACACTGATAGCTCTGAGATGTGGCTTCCCTGTGAGTGTCTTCTGTCTTCGGACCCCAGAGGGACTGGAGATGTACGACTGCAACCTGCTCAGGGACTACCAGACAGACCTCG GCACAACACTTCGCTTGGATGTCTGGGACGGATGGAAGGAGTTTCTGATGGGTTGTCTCCTTGGACAAAAACTTCAAGTCCAACACTATTTATCAAATGAAGGACCAGTCCTCAA GTATCAGAAAAGGGTCGCCCTGTACATCGCCGCCTTTTATGGGTACATTGAGCTCACTGAATGGGCCCTGAAACAGGGTGTGCGGCCCCATGAGACAGTCGGCGTGCACCCCTACCGAGCATGGTGCCAGGAAGCCCTGCACACAGACGTCTCTAAATGCCCCATTCATGCAGCCGCGGAAGCTGGCCAACTGTTGATTCTGAAGGCCTTTGTCAATTGCAGCGTGCTGTGCCTGGATTGCAAAAACGCAGCAGGACAAACTCCTCTGACCATTGCGTGCAAACACAAGCATAAAGACTGCGTGTTGTATTTACTGAGTAAAATGTGGTCCACggtttcttttctgaaaatctcAGTCTCCATGaggatttatattaaaataaaacaatgggTACTCAGAGCTCAGAGTCACAACCTGAATAAAGGCCAGCTTTGTGGGGCAAGGGTCTTGGGGGCAAAAGTTGGAGATGTTGTGATGGTGGACGGTTTCACCAAACCCAAAATGACCTCCAAGAGCTGGCAGAAAGCTATGGACAAGAACTCACAAGGAGGCACTGAGAGCAAACTGCCGCCCCTCGAGGAGCAAACTGTGAGCGGGAAACTTGCCCATCCTTTGGCAATTGCACAGCAGGACACAAGAGAAGAGACAGTCAAATTTCCTCCACTGGTAGATGCAAACACATTCTCTGAATTACAAAAAAGACAACAAAGCCGGAAAAAAATTACTGCCACaactaggaaaaaagaaaagctcataaaaaatacatatatgccCCAAGTCCCTCTCCCTCCAATTTCAAGAGTGGGCTATTCACACCCATCTTTTTACTATGCAACTCCCAGTGCTGACATTTTACTCAGATCTTCCTTCGCATCTTTCTCAGAGCATAGTGGGAGGACTCCAAGGGAGAACGCCATCTACTGCTTAGCTGTGGCCAG TGCCTTTAAAGAGAAACGATGGCTTCAGCAGTTAGGAATAGCAAGAGTCCTAGCGAAAAAGAGCATTTCTAATCTGACTATCCAAGGAGGCTTGACAGCATGTGAAAATCCTCCAGAAATTGTGCTTTGA